Part of the Desulfohalovibrio reitneri genome is shown below.
CACGCCCACGTGGTAGGACTCGTCCCATTTGATGCGCGGGGTCATCCATCCTCCCCGGGCAGCCACTGCACCCACAGCCTGCGGGAGCGCGGGCCGTCGTACTCGCAGAAGAACACGCGCTGCCAGGTGCTCAGCCGCACCTCGCCGCCGCTGACCGGCAGAAGCTGGCCGCAGCCGGTGAGGCTGGATTTGATGTGGGCGTCGGAGTTGCCCTCGGCGTGGCGGTAGTCGTCCTTGTGGGGGATGAGCTTGCCCAGGTTCACGGCGATGTCGCGGGCCACGGCCGGATCCGCGCCCTCGTTGACCGTCACCGCGCCGGTGGTGTGGGGGCAGTAGAGCAACAGGGCGCCCTCGCCCCAGCTCTTCTCCGACACCATGTCCTGCACGTCCTGGGTGATGTCGATCAACTCTTCGCGCTTGCGGGAGGTGACGGAGAGCGTGAGCATCAGGCCGACTCCTTCTCGATGTGCTCGGCGATGGTGGCGTCGACGCGCTGGATGTGGTTCAGCCACCAGTCGGTGAGGTAGTCCAGCACCTCCGGGGTCAGGTTCTCGCCGCTTTCCACCGAAGCCAGCAGAAAACCGATGGTCTTGTTGGCGAATTCACGGTGGCGCGCCTTGTGCGCCTCCAGCTCGGGATAGCCGATCTCGGCCATGAGCTTTTCCTCGTCCGCGAAGTGGTAGAGGGTGTAGTCGCTCACTTCGCGGATGGTCCTGGCCAGCACGTCCTGCTCACGGCCCTGCATGTAGGCGTAGTAGAGTTCGTTGATCAGGCCGGTCAGCTTCTCGTGCTGGGCGTCGATGCGCTCCACGCCGATCCTGAG
Proteins encoded:
- a CDS encoding secondary thiamine-phosphate synthase enzyme YjbQ, which produces MLTLSVTSRKREELIDITQDVQDMVSEKSWGEGALLLYCPHTTGAVTVNEGADPAVARDIAVNLGKLIPHKDDYRHAEGNSDAHIKSSLTGCGQLLPVSGGEVRLSTWQRVFFCEYDGPRSRRLWVQWLPGEDG
- a CDS encoding bacteriohemerythrin, with product MPQIEWTDDLRIGVERIDAQHEKLTGLINELYYAYMQGREQDVLARTIREVSDYTLYHFADEEKLMAEIGYPELEAHKARHREFANKTIGFLLASVESGENLTPEVLDYLTDWWLNHIQRVDATIAEHIEKESA